Sequence from the Populus nigra chromosome 17, ddPopNigr1.1, whole genome shotgun sequence genome:
agtttctttaaaagttaaattaagtATTTAATCAAGTAAAACAAGTTATGAGTCccttttttaggtttttgagTTATGGAATTAATccagttaaattaaattaattttaatttaatattcaatttaaattaaaaatgaattatttaagtTCTGATCAAATTTTCACGttaactcaaattaaatttaataataatattatgataTATGATACTTTTatattagtaaataaaaaaatcataactttatattggtaaataaatatatcaaacaaaattaacaagaaaagcATATGTATGAATATTAATAATACTCTGTATTTgacctatttttttatactcTGTATTTGACCCATCTTTTTTATATCCACCTCTATCAATAATACCATATGCATGTCATGTATCTATTATCTAATAATTGAGGGTGGCACGAGTGTAATTCCAAAGAGTTGCCTTGATGGTTGGAAGGATTGACCCACGccgtgtaagaaaaaaatatttagaagttattaattttctaattaaataaaaattaaattatgtggaAGTTGATTTAATGTAAAAGAATTAACTctgtaaatctaaaaataacatgaatgactcgtaaaattataatttgactaaaaaaaatatccagatgatatattttcttaatattaaaataacaaaacattgaATTGACCTGAATCAATCTatgttaacatgttaaattcgTTATTCGagttatgagattatgataaccatatagaaaacaaatcaaaacaaattatgaaacttaatttccaACCgatccaatgttgaatgatgaaattttaaaaaaaaataaattaaaaaaatagacacaAAAAACAACCGGAGTCAATTTGGATTAACTCGTTAAGCATTATTTTCTAGATCATGAGGtcaaaataacctaataaaaaatatacaaaacaaattatgaaatctaattttcaaacaatctaatattaaataataaaattaaaaaaaaccaattgaaaaaaatccgaGTCAACCGGTTTAACCTACAACTTGTATTAAAAGATtcaaataacctaataaaaaataaatttaatattaaaataaaaatttaaataaaaaaataatattctaataaaTAGTTTAGTTTGTGAGGaggttatattaaaaatttcttatcttttatttttgttttttgaatttaaatttttgtgctagtatttaagaaaatttattaaatttcactGTTGAACAGCATAAGCTTTGCTACAGTCTATCTCCCGTACACATTCATATCATCGTTCATCCAAATCATCCTTGATTCCTTgtactccaaaaaaaaaagaggaaaaagacaATAGAATTCCTTGAACACGCCAAACTCCTATTAagggaccgtttgggaacgcggctgcggccgcgttcccaaaaaatttgaaaattttttgttttttttttttgctaaaatttgatatggtttgtacgttttgaatcgttttgatgtgctgatgttaaaaatgatttttaaaaaatgaaaaaacatcgttggcatgcattttggcacgaaaagttatttgaaaagcacccgcaaccacactgccaaacacgctctaaatgGCCCGTGGGCAAGTTTCACGCGAACCAAACAACAGTAAAAGCCACACGATACCATCAGTAAGAGTCAGCCGTCTCAGCCCTTTATAACCTCCTCACATTCAGAAGATATGTCGAGAGACCACACAGGTCAGGAGAAGGGAGAGGGAGACAGTGTCATCTTTATTTTTGCCTAACTATATAGTATTATTAGACTACCATAATCTTTTAGGGGAACTCTTTTATCCCTAGATATCTTGCTTCACTTGTTAGTTCTCttattctttattatatttaattagtttcttGCTTCACTTATTCTTTCCGGGTCTCTCCTTGTCTGAAGCCAGATAGACACACCCAGTTTGGGTTCCAATGGCTAGCCTGTTGTTGTCAGAATGTGGCTTAAAGCCTCTTCCTCGAACTTTGCTTCGACCTAGAACTGGGATCATCTCTCACAACAACCCTTCAAAGACAAGATTTTTATACGCCAACAGGACACTCACAGATTTAAAAAGACTCCCTTTCGATAAGTTTTCAAGAGGGTGTTTTAGGGAGAGGAATTGGGGGCTTAAAGTGAGTGCTCCGTTTAAGGTTGCAAATGGTGAggaagataataaaattaaaggctTTAATGGGTTGGGAGAAGAGGAAATAGAATTCGATCCTGGCTCACCACCTCCATTTAATTTGTCTGATGTTAGAGCTGCTATACCAAAGCATTGTTGGGTTAAAGATCCATGGAGGTCAATGAGTTATGTTGTTAGGGATGTTGCTGTGGTTTTTGGTTTAGCTGCAGTTGCTGCTTATCTTAACAATTGGCTTGTTTGGCCTTTGTATTGGGCTGCTCAATCGACAATGTTTTGGGCAATTTTTGTTCTTGGACATGATTGGTAATcacttctattttttcttttcttttctttttgtttatggatctgggtttttttttattatttattttgcttgttccttttgttttggtgaTGCTAAGTCTGTGTTTTGTATGTTGAGTTTGATTCGTGTAGTGGCCATGGGAGTTTTTCCAATAACCACAATCTAAATAGTGTGGTGGGGCATATCTTGCATTCTTCAATTCTTGTTCCTTACCATGGATGGTAATATCTTGCACTTTGATTTATAcaaattgtttgtgtttttgtgtttcttttcacaatctgcAGAAATTGTAATGTATTGATTTGAGGAATTAATGAGGAAATGCATTGTGTTGGCTCTATTTCGCAGGAGAATTAGCCATAGGACTCATCATCAAAACCATGGACATGTTGAGAAGGATGAATCATGGCATCCGGTTAGTGATAAACTCTGTTTATGGGTTCTCTTCCGTTGTCGGTTTGCATTATAGCTTCTTTGCTTTTGCGGTTCTGTAAGTCCTCAAGCTTTaccaatttcttgttttttgatgTAGCTGTctgagaaaatatataaaagtttggACGACATGACAAAAAAGCTACGATTCACTGTGCCATTTCCCATGCTTGCATACCCCATTTATCTTGTAAGTATGTGTTCTTTTGCTGAGCAATTTTATTAAGAGTTGAAGAAATTGATTGCTGAAAATTCTTTTCAACAGTGGAGCAGAAGTCCTGGAAAAACCGGTTCACACTTTCACCCAAACAGCGATTTGTTCGTCCCAAGTGAGAAAATCGATGTGATCACTTCTACCGTGTGTTGGACTGCAATGGTTGCTTTGCTTGTTGGCTTATCCTTTGTAATTGGTCCTATTCAACTGCTTAATCTCTATGGAATTCCATATGTGGTAAATGCCAGGTTCCCTTGTGCTGTAGGTTTCTATGCAATGGAAATTGAATTTCCACAGGTTTTCTTTTTCGATTCAAAGAATTTCTTAACTTGGTTTTTATTCaatgttagggttttgttaTGTGGCTGGATTTAGTGACTTACCTGCATCACCATGGTCACGAAGACAAGCTTCCTTGGTATCGTGGAAAGGTATGCATGTCCTACTGCTGCGTCATTGTTTTTTCCTGTCCTGATCCTTGATCTCGACACTATATTTAAATCCCAATATGCGACAAGTTAATActataatatattgatatctAGAGTCGTATGCTTAAGTTGATTTTCATTGCTAGGTCTTTTGTAGTTACTCTATCACCAAGAAAAGAAATGTCTATGGTCTCTTTATAAAGATTGGTCTGAAGCTTAAtcattacattttaatttttcaatgtcaTTGAACAGGAATGGAGTTACCTGAGGGGAGGGCTTACGACACTTGATCGTGACTATGGATGGATTAACAACATCCATCATGATATTGGAACCCATATCATTCACCATCTGTTTCCTCAAATCCCACACTATCACTTGATCGAAGCAGTGAGTATTTCTTTATTCTGAACAAGACTTGTTTGTTATTGCTTCAGATGATCACCTCTCTGGGACCTGAGGAGAGACTTGCTTGTTTTGACCTGCTGTTTTCTCTTATCCGATTGTTATTGCTTCATTGCATGTATAGACTGCGGCTGCCAAACCAGTGCTTGGGAAATATTACCGAGAACCAAAGAAATCAGGCCCTCTACCTTTTCATCTAATCGGAGACTTGATAAGAAGCATGGCAAGAGACCACTACGTTAGCGACACCGGGGATGTTGTTTACTACCAGACTGACTCTCAAGTTAGTCGCTCATCATCGGAAGAGTGAATTCCCTGGCCTTCCTCAACTGAATCACAGGATAGTTTGCTCAGCCGCTTTATATTGGATTTATTTGCCTAGCTTAGACAATCTGTCTGAGCAAGATTTGCCATGGTAAAGGCCAGGCTCGTTTGATCTCAATTTTTTCCTTTGAGAAAAACTGATGCCTACCAGGATTGACTGCAGGTCTTTCTTGGTGCCTGGGAAGAGTGTACATGTAGGGCTATTTTCGTAATTATTGCTGTGACAGTGAAGGAAATAATGTATATTAAGGAAGTGTTTTAGATTCCCGTcggttgttttatttaaaaatatattaaaataatatttttaatattaaaaaataaatttgaaaaaaataattaaaaaaaacatgagaaaataaatatatttttatgaaatcacCTTGATGTCAAAAaagataatggtttttttttttgtaatttaaagtGTCTAGATCAGTTTAcatgtattataattaattttcagatttattaaatattttataagtctaataaacaaggaaaatatcacaaaaataatAGGTATTCACGCTGAGGCTTGAatctacaacaaaaaaaaaaaaaaaaaaaaaccttgcctCTTACGTCCCTCTTATGTAGTTGAGTGGACGAAATTAGGACTCGGGACTCTGTTTAGGGATTCTGGTCTGTGCTGCTTTGTATTTTTCTCCTCCATATTTATTTTGTGAAAGAGAAACGAAAAAAGAAGTCCACCCTACTTTGACTTTTAGGAATGGCCCATCAAACCGGACCAAAAGCAGCTCTTAAACGTCATTTTGATTTAAGCATTTTATTACATTTCCTTTTCACAATGAATGACTTCACATCAACCATCAAATCAGTAAGGGCCACGTGTAGAGACAGAGAAATTggagttaatttattatttctttttttttgttatttatcataattaattaattagtcacATCATAGTCttagaaattaaatatacactttttatatttttaaatttatttatagtttgACTCTTCTCATCTATTCTATGTTCCTCTTCAATTTACTTtgcttttcttattttaataaatgaaaaaagagagagtagataatatcaaatgattgattagaaaagaaagcattttttgcaacaaaatattaagaaatgtaAGGTGCTGAATTGCCAATTTGCCTGCGCCTATATCCGGAATCTGCAAATTATTTATCAGTGGTACAGCACCGTGGTCCACGCCCCTGAAACTGCAATACGAGCAGTTGATGGGTATTTTTGAACCATCTATAGAGAGATATTATCCTGTTTTTGTTCGAAATTTTTCATGGCTATAACTTGAAGTTTGCTTACCAAACTCAACAGGCTGCATTCAACATGGTAATTGACTGGTGGGAGAAGGGCCTGTCTTCTCCATAGAGTTTGCTTACCAAACTCTAATGAAAACAATCGTTCGGTTTATAATTTAGATTCTATATTAAAGATTGATctaatctaaattaattaaaataatattattttaattgaattgttcaagtttaattaggttaattcttatttgattttttaatacttAATCTAGATTAAATCTTGAATCAACCGGATCCTCAATCAACTCGTAATATTAGTGGGAACTAACCCTAATAATGTGTGTATTCTTATTGATTTCACTAGTTTCGTTTTAGTTTCgagtttaatataaaaataaaaaaaaaaccgaaaccaaacttgaaaagtagtttaatataaaataagctGATTTTTAGTCAATATACAGATTTTTGTATTCAATCactgaaaatttaattatatcaaacaCCGGTATTCTGattcttgtaaatattatttgCAATCTTGCAGCTATGTATTTTATGCGTGACAACATGCTTAAATTCTCCTATAGTTACAATTTATACTTTATATAGAGTTGATTTAGTGGTTAAGAAtgtatatttcttgattttttaaattcaaaattcgaGTGCATTTTAAAGACTTTTTAAGGAGTGGACCTAATCTCGACTGAGATATAAAACTGATCCAAGAGAAACCCTTTTTAAAGAGTGGACCTAATCTCGACTGAGATATAAAACTGATCCAAGAGAAAccctttaatgttaaataagaaataattaatagtatgtatttattttatacaaatagCTTAATTTATTAGAACATATTTGATATTACAGCagagattatttttcaaagtattttttaaaagatatattaaaataatattttttttattttattaaatttaattttaacatcaatatatcaaaaattaataatttaaaataagaaaataaataaaaactttttatttgttttaaaatatttttaaaacataaaaacaaataattttaaaatatatatcaacttACTATAACGTAAAAGAGGCCCATCCCAATTGCTGGCTAAAGAAGCCATAGTCTTTGACATTTCCACACAAAACTCACAAACAGGCCCATAATTAACCTAAGGTCATAGAGACATCACAGTCAGCAGCGTCGGTGGCTGAGAATTTTGAACACAAAGACCCTTGTGGTCCAACCTCCTCGGAACCATAGCAGACCATCTAGTCTCGGAAGTCAACAAATACAGCTATACCATGCTTGAACCCTGAAATTCttctgaaattaaataatatttcaatatagTTACTAGCTAGGCATATTATAATAGTAGGCAGATAGCATGTCAGAAAATGCAATTGACAGGTCGTTTTAtcctaatataatttatattgtactatctatctatctatcacCCGACCTAGCAGCGCGTAGGTGTAGcatctttctttgatttttcttctttctcaatgTGAATTCGACGACCGAATTTTTTTTCTGCCGACTTTTTCTTCACTACTGTCCAACAGAACTCCATTCAAAACCCAAAGCCCGCCTCTGCTCATCCCTCTTTTGTGGCATACTTCAAAAGCCTGTCTCTTCTCTGCATCTCACGTACATCACTTGGTTGCATACTCAAAAGTAGCAAACCAAACTATGAGTCACTCACAGAACTCAGGTTCTGGGTGCTTTTCAGGCGTGGTACGTCTTCTTCTATGCAGAGGCAGTCACCAAACACACCCATCAGATCAGAGAGTAGAGCCCATCACTCCAGAGTTCTTCAATCATGTAAAGAAAGATCCGAAAACTGGTATTGATGCTAATGTTGAAGCTCCAGTCAGTACCACGCCAGGTGTGGTGGCTAGGTTAATGGGGTTAGATTCATTGCCAGATACCAACCGGGTTCCACGAGGAAGGAGTAGCCCAGAGTCGGTCACAAGAAGTAGGTCAGTGAATTTTATGGATTACTTGCTCCAGTTGGATCTAGCACAAGCACAACATCGCCGAGTGAGAACATCAGTATCATTTCGTGAAGTGCCAGCGTTGATGAATCAAGAAAACCATGATGTCTACGTTCTTTACTTGGATGATCAAGACAAGAAACCTAAGAAAATGGGATCAAAACAGAGGAAATCTGAAGGGATCAGTTTTGGAGATCAGATGAAGCAGAAGAATTATGAAGAGCGAAGCAAGAACAAGGAGGGCATAATTACAAGGGAAGGAGCAGTAAAGATGGAGAAGAATCGACATAACAACAACATGAAGGTTTCCACGTCAAAGAATGAGCCAAAGAGGGTGTCTAGCAGTAGACAATTTTCAAGTGTTGGTAATTGCGAAGGTGTCCAATTTTCATCAGGCTTTGTCATGCCTCATAAAAAAGATGTTTGCAGAAAATCTCGAGAGAATCCAAGGTCAAGAAGTCCAGTGAAGAAGCCCGTAAATCAGAAGGAAGTATTGGTAGAATCAAAGTTCATGAAGAGGATAAAGAAACGGCAAGCATATAAAGACTCGCAGTCTGATTGTAG
This genomic interval carries:
- the LOC133677731 gene encoding omega-3 fatty acid desaturase, chloroplastic-like, yielding MASLLLSECGLKPLPRTLLRPRTGIISHNNPSKTRFLYANRTLTDLKRLPFDKFSRGCFRERNWGLKVSAPFKVANGEEDNKIKGFNGLGEEEIEFDPGSPPPFNLSDVRAAIPKHCWVKDPWRSMSYVVRDVAVVFGLAAVAAYLNNWLVWPLYWAAQSTMFWAIFVLGHDCGHGSFSNNHNLNSVVGHILHSSILVPYHGWRISHRTHHQNHGHVEKDESWHPLSEKIYKSLDDMTKKLRFTVPFPMLAYPIYLWSRSPGKTGSHFHPNSDLFVPSEKIDVITSTVCWTAMVALLVGLSFVIGPIQLLNLYGIPYVGFVMWLDLVTYLHHHGHEDKLPWYRGKEWSYLRGGLTTLDRDYGWINNIHHDIGTHIIHHLFPQIPHYHLIEATAAAKPVLGKYYREPKKSGPLPFHLIGDLIRSMARDHYVSDTGDVVYYQTDSQVSRSSSEE
- the LOC133676882 gene encoding uncharacterized protein LOC133676882; translation: MSHSQNSGSGCFSGVVRLLLCRGSHQTHPSDQRVEPITPEFFNHVKKDPKTGIDANVEAPVSTTPGVVARLMGLDSLPDTNRVPRGRSSPESVTRSRSVNFMDYLLQLDLAQAQHRRVRTSVSFREVPALMNQENHDVYVLYLDDQDKKPKKMGSKQRKSEGISFGDQMKQKNYEERSKNKEGIITREGAVKMEKNRHNNNMKVSTSKNEPKRVSSSRQFSSVGNCEGVQFSSGFVMPHKKDVCRKSRENPRSRSPVKKPVNQKEVLVESKFMKRIKKRQAYKDSQSDCSSEDSSTISVFGLSEFLAHDAIPLPGDTWPVDLKFSKKISSPNPPDLTDNMLINGEDEPVGIKKNDFESCNNRNKEHYSEVLRKLCRLTEEDVKESRWVMNTTFDSECLEEMFTEFGQHILDLLLCQVVEELAEFHMEEY